One Streptomyces sp. NBC_00223 genomic window carries:
- a CDS encoding MFS transporter produces the protein MTRPTPATAPEADPHGDPRRWLALCALVASTLVLSFDMTILNVALPTMAAQINAGTGDMQWIVDSYTVVFAAAMLPAGLLGDRFGRRRMLVTGLAVFLAGSMIGTLAHSPAPVIAARTVMGLGAAFVMPLALSVIPSLFGPKDRSKAVAITSTAMAFGMPLGPIIGGALLEHFWWGSVFLINIPLVGISIVACLTLLPETRDPAAPRVGVLSTVCAAAGLGALVFGIIEAPDRGWGDPLVLGTLAVSVALIAGLVLRERGSERPMLDLSLLRRPGFLWNAVAATLVSFILTGLLFVLPSYLQTVLGNDAFGTGVRLLPMMGGLMVAARVSGTLSKRYGPRPVIAAGLVVLAAAAFLGSTTGAGDGYGATATWLSVAGIGFGLAIVPSMDSALGALPRERAGSGAGLLQTLRQTGSAIGVAILGSVLAAGYRDRLGTDGLSSSAAHTARESVVGAHTVAAKLGDRALAVSADGAYLHGMNVTLVLCGVAALLAAGLVGAFLPNPRSLTAEGGGEPVAAAPVAARGADARQ, from the coding sequence ATGACCCGACCCACCCCGGCCACCGCGCCGGAGGCCGACCCGCACGGCGATCCGCGCCGGTGGCTGGCGCTGTGCGCCCTGGTGGCGAGCACCCTCGTCCTCAGCTTCGACATGACGATCCTCAACGTGGCCCTGCCGACCATGGCCGCCCAGATCAACGCCGGCACCGGCGACATGCAGTGGATCGTCGACTCGTACACCGTCGTCTTCGCCGCCGCGATGCTCCCCGCGGGGCTGCTCGGCGACCGCTTCGGCCGCCGCCGGATGCTGGTCACCGGCCTGGCCGTCTTCCTCGCGGGCTCGATGATCGGCACCCTCGCGCACAGCCCCGCGCCCGTCATCGCGGCCCGTACGGTGATGGGCCTGGGCGCGGCCTTCGTGATGCCGCTCGCGCTCTCCGTGATCCCCTCGCTCTTCGGCCCCAAGGACCGGAGCAAGGCGGTCGCCATCACCAGCACCGCGATGGCCTTCGGCATGCCGCTCGGCCCGATCATCGGCGGCGCGCTGCTCGAACACTTCTGGTGGGGCTCGGTCTTCCTGATCAACATCCCGCTGGTCGGCATCAGCATCGTCGCCTGCCTCACGCTGCTGCCCGAGACCCGCGACCCGGCCGCGCCGCGGGTCGGCGTGCTCAGTACGGTGTGCGCCGCCGCGGGCCTGGGCGCGCTGGTCTTCGGCATCATCGAGGCCCCCGACCGGGGCTGGGGCGACCCGCTGGTCCTGGGCACGCTCGCGGTGTCCGTCGCGCTGATCGCCGGTCTCGTGCTGCGCGAGCGCGGCAGTGAACGCCCGATGCTGGACCTGTCCCTGCTGCGCCGGCCGGGCTTCCTGTGGAACGCCGTGGCCGCCACCCTGGTCAGTTTCATCCTCACCGGACTGCTCTTCGTCCTGCCGTCCTATCTGCAGACCGTCCTCGGCAACGACGCGTTCGGCACCGGGGTACGGCTGCTGCCGATGATGGGCGGCCTGATGGTCGCCGCCCGGGTCAGCGGGACGCTCAGCAAGCGGTACGGGCCGCGGCCGGTGATCGCCGCGGGTCTCGTCGTCCTTGCCGCGGCCGCCTTCCTCGGCTCCACGACCGGCGCCGGGGACGGCTACGGCGCCACCGCGACCTGGCTGTCGGTGGCCGGAATCGGCTTCGGCCTGGCGATCGTGCCCTCCATGGACAGCGCGCTCGGCGCACTCCCCCGCGAGCGAGCGGGCAGCGGCGCGGGGCTGCTCCAGACGCTGCGGCAGACCGGTTCCGCGATCGGCGTCGCCATCCTCGGCAGCGTGCTCGCCGCCGGGTACCGGGACCGGCTCGGTACGGACGGGCTGTCGTCGTCCGCCGCGCACACCGCGCGCGAGTCGGTCGTCGGCGCGCACACGGTGGCCGCGAAGCTGGGCGACCGGGCGCTGGCCGTCTCCGCGGACGGCGCGTATCTGCACGGCATGAACGTCACGCTCGTGCTGTGCGGGGTCGCGGCCCTGCTCGCGGCCGGACTGGTGGGGGCGTTCCTGCCGAACCCGCGGAGCCTCACGGCGGAAGGGGGCGGGGAGCCGGTGGCGGCCGCGCCCGTCGCCGCGCGGGGCGCGGATGCCCGACAATGA
- the trhA gene encoding PAQR family membrane homeostasis protein TrhA, giving the protein MTAVDKTAEVSANVDGVDLSQPVKPKLRGWLHAGMFPAALISGVVLTAFAQSTRGRIACAVFTLTACALFGVSALYHRGNWGPRASAILRRLDHANIFLIIAGTYTPLAILLLPGSTSELLLWLVWAGALAGIAFRVFWVSAPRWLYTPCYIALGWVAVFFLPDFLRTGGVAVIVCVITGGLLYSAGAAIYGFKRPNPSPRWFGFHEVFHSLTLAAFIVHYVGISLVAYQHA; this is encoded by the coding sequence ATGACCGCCGTGGACAAGACTGCCGAGGTGTCCGCAAACGTCGACGGAGTCGACCTGTCACAGCCCGTAAAACCCAAGCTCAGAGGGTGGTTGCACGCCGGAATGTTCCCGGCTGCGCTGATTTCGGGTGTCGTTTTGACCGCCTTCGCGCAGAGCACGAGGGGGCGTATCGCCTGCGCGGTTTTCACCCTGACGGCCTGCGCACTGTTCGGGGTGAGCGCGCTCTACCACCGCGGAAACTGGGGTCCACGGGCCTCCGCGATTTTGCGACGACTTGACCATGCGAACATCTTCCTGATCATCGCGGGCACCTACACACCGCTGGCGATCCTGCTGCTGCCCGGCTCGACCTCGGAGCTGCTGCTGTGGCTGGTGTGGGCCGGCGCGCTGGCCGGAATCGCCTTCCGGGTCTTCTGGGTGAGCGCGCCGCGCTGGCTCTACACGCCGTGCTACATCGCGCTCGGCTGGGTCGCGGTCTTCTTCCTGCCGGACTTCCTGCGGACCGGCGGGGTGGCGGTGATCGTCTGCGTGATCACCGGCGGCCTGCTGTACAGCGCGGGCGCGGCGATCTACGGCTTCAAGCGGCCGAATCCGTCGCCGCGCTGGTTCGGCTTCCACGAGGTCTTCCACTCGCTGACGCTGGCCGCGTTCATCGTCCACTACGTCGGGATCTCCCTGGTGGCCTACCAGCACGCCTGA